The Drosophila innubila isolate TH190305 chromosome 3R unlocalized genomic scaffold, UK_Dinn_1.0 2_E_3R, whole genome shotgun sequence genome has a segment encoding these proteins:
- the LOC117792901 gene encoding zinc finger MYM-type protein 3 isoform X1: protein MEEISSSDSFGADSSVRPESETSKLDEDNSRDKVEKSAAVQDTPASPPAEEDAAVENPGTDANIVKKSTTTTTATGDGDDDFDQISEGSLDMDETQSQGKPDDANDEQDSMSKEKESQDVEEANTSANANSDDVPEVDEEPEAPEEEEQEHCNIDTSADADALQQRDAFENVEGDGDGDEEAGDNDAVDGAPASTEAMEVDDGEVESEAAAAKNTEEEPAGDVDDVEMRSEGNDSRQGAGEEEEDDGEGRKTRDAGNAIDMDTPSEGRDEVDRTEDQDEDAPAAGEDVAEDDEQGNADADADADQLDDSGEVEQLEETAEAEHGDDTVENVLEPEESDVCLIPDDPETEVTEAEKELARENAEKAAEEEEAAEQTQSASKSPVADVDDALEANNDKDDAAADANASTEDLPGTPNADAQADKQVGAAGSESAKANTGPNDEDTPEADAPDADEPTQEESSGAAAGEAGSAAKIIIGWIVASTHKCRQCDNEKSCGFRFKNPDVEARDEEPAAVGTYEYLCDQACCDALLAEHPGKYFLRRKKFLVEEVSQEVAAVAAAADDEEPGATATEAAEDAEEEGGAREASDNTTAKMNNCLQCKEQKKCKYFLRQEQDTYYICNDDCYNLLNAEEPDKFKLKRHSIRVRNIGATTIRSPNKKPEANVVARTNAEADAARLDRLESFRRRCADCQTEIDVNEKQLMWETMDFCNEICLGRYQRSFGGNCETCKQEVSSMALGKYCVRFGFEVRQFCCAACLNTYKKGLKTCSCCQKDISSGQEGFLAPVGDKDQFKDFCSQACLRRYDNMCNPKKKLRTDMCGVCNNEKPVRVEMLLEDKEHYFCSNPCFSAFKFVSNVNADPCAMCCKYFERKTAEPYTIYNNDQTTPKVFCSRICINVYIIVNRHIVSCQWCKVKKYNFDMIYRQQGDLETLTCSINCLTMHGVSCNISARAVTKCDNCSNASTPQYHLTMSDASMRNFCTYQCVMQFQNQFARTPLTLDSDLPSTSASKAQQQSSSQARGSNKNAAPFPTGLPKRVKVKLTQQPSGVKNNTAANKKLGGSGLPVISTVQSLASGETEARIGNVTVRRKRGRKPDSPPPLVMSIPSPAASGGDVRGRGRPRKHVDYSIARSPSPPRRLIGTPGSDFPAPVTETKIITVPPYPKAVRNVNISCKPMTVTTGQQCTPSVRDCATQTEKDYSNKVLIPVPVPIFVPQPMYMYSAPFPVPVPIPLPIPVPIFIPTTRNTSQGILKEIKKIQDKMPEDPLEAELLMMAEMVAEEKHESDSDSDNEIKPDPGLVNLQYQNSLEQQQQQQQQQQQQVVDVSGASHNPYGDDMLQIALKMATGDYDNHHQTTTVDLESTMTANTITNQSPMGHDMGQMSVHHLDQQHHMLDATQRAPRGRKRGGTNITVLDSPSRNSRSPVKRQRGSEMDHSALQQQSQQAQQPQEKPDAQLFLKYTFGVNAWKQWVMTKNADIEKSSMRRRPFKTELLQMTADELNYSLCLFVKEVRKPNGTEYAPDTIYYLVLGIQQYLYVNGRIDNIFYDPYYERFTECLDEVARKFSVLYNDSQYIVTRVEEEHLWECKQLGAHSPHVLLSTLMFFNTKHFNLTTVEEHMQLSFSHIMKHWKRSSQNSKVPGTRNVLLRFYPPQAGLDANPRKKKVYEQQENEENPLRCPVRLYEFYLSKCPESVKTRNDVFYLQPERSCVPDSPVWYSTQALGQDALQRMLHRVKMVKEINIALLTT, encoded by the exons ATGGAGGAAATATCTAGTTCAGATTCCTTTGGAGCCGATTCAAGTGTCAGGCCTGAATCTGAAACGTCTAAGTTGGATGAGGACAACTCACGAGACAAAGTTGAAAAGTCAGCAGCTGTGCAAGATACGCCGGCTTCGCCACCAGCTGAAGAGGATGCAGCTGTTGAGAATCCCGGAACTGATGCCAACATTGTCAAAAAgtcaactacaacaacaacagcaaccggCGATGGGGACGATGATTTTGATCAAATATCAGAGGGCTCCTTGGATATGGATGAAACGCAATCACAGGGCAAACCTGATGATGCAAATGATGAACAGGATTCCATGtccaaagaaaaagaaagccAGGATGTTGAAGAAGCAAATACTTCAGCAAATGCAAACTCTGATGATGTACCGGAAGTGGATGAGGAGCCAGAGGCTcctgaagaagaagagcaggAGCATTGCAACATCGATACCAGCGCCGATGCTGATGCACTGCAGCAGCGCGATGCATTTGAAAACGTTGAAGgtgatggcgatggcgatgaaGAAGCCGGCGATAATGATGCCGTCGATGGTGCACCCGCTTCCACGGAAGCAATGGAAGTAGACGACGGCGAGGTGGAAAGTGAAGCTGCAGCAGCCAAGAATACAGAAGAGGAGCCAGCTGGCGATGTCGACGATGTGGAAATGCGCTCAGAGGGCAATGATTCTCGGCAAGGTGCTGGTGAAGAGGAAGAAGATGATGGAGAGGGCAGAAAAACAAGGGATGCAGGTAATGCTATAGATATGGATACACCATCCGAGGGCAGGGATGAAGTTGACCGTACAGAAGATCAGGACGAAGATGCACCTGCAGCTGGTGAAGATGTCGCTGAGGACGATGAGCAAGGtaatgcagatgcagatgcggATGCTGATCAGTTGGATGATTCTGGCGAAGTGGAGCAGTTGGAGGAAACGGCAGAAGCCGAGCATGGAGATG ATACGGTTGAGAATGTTCTGGAGCCGGAGGAGTCGGACGTTTGTCTCATACCTGACGATCCCGAAACGGAGGTAACCGAAGCCGAAAAGGAATTGGCTCGCGAGAATGCCGAAAAGGCTGCCGAGGAGGAAGAAGCCGCTGAACAAACGCAATCCGCATCGAAATCTCCTGTCGCCGATGTGGACGATGCATTAGAAGCCAACAACGACAAGGATGATGCGGCAGCTGACGCAAATGCTTCAACGGAGGACTTGCCAGGAACACCAAATG CTGATGCTCAAGCTGATAAGCAAGTTGGAGCCGCGGGTTCAGAGAGTGCTAAAG CAAATACAGGACCAAACGATGAGGATACGCCGGAAGCAGATGCACCTGATGCCGATGAGCCCACGCAAGAGGAATCCTCTGGTGCAGCAGCTGGTGAAGCAGGTTCCGCAGCAAAGATAATCATCGGCTGGATTGTGGCAAGCACACATAAATGCCGACAGTGCGATAATGAGAAGAGTTGCGGCTTTCGCTTCAAAAATCCCGATGTGGAGGCCAGGGATGAGGAGCCAGCTGCCGTGGGCACCTATGAGTATCTGTGCGATCAGGCGTGTTGTGATGCATTATTGGCCGAGCATCCAGGAAAATACTTTTTGCGGCGCAAAAAGTTCCTTGTGGAGGAGGTCAGCCAAGAGGTGGCAGCTGTAGCTGCAGCTGCCGATGATGAAGAGCCGGGAGCAACCGCAACGGAGGCAGCTGAAGAcgcagaagaagaaggaggTGCCCGAGAAGCAAGCGACAATACGACTGCCAAGATGAATAACTGCCTGCAGTGCAAGGAGCAGAAGAAGTGCAAATACTTTCTCAGGCAGGAGCAGGATACATACTACATATGCAACGATGATTGCTACAATCTCTTGAATGCCGAAGAGCCGGACAAGTTTAAGCTAAAGCGTCATTCGATACGTGTACGGAACATTGGTGCAACTACGATTCGATCGCCCAACAAGAAGCCGGAGGCCAATGTTGTGGCACGCACCAATGCCGAAGCGGATGCAGCTCGTCTGGATCGCTTGGAGAGCTTCAGACGTCGCTGTGCCGACTGTCAGACGGAGATCGATGTGAACGAGAAGCAGCTGATGTGGGAGACTATGGACTTTTGCAATGAGATATGCTTGGGCCGATATCAGCGTTCGTTTGGCGGCAACTGTGAGACCTGCAAGCAGGAGGTCAGCTCCATGGCGCTGGGCAAGTACTGCGTCCGTTTTGGGTTCGAGGTGCGTCAGTTTTGCTGTGCCGCCTGTCTCAACACCTACAAGAAGGGCTTGAAGACGTGCTCCTGCTGTCAGAAGGACATAAGCAGCGGACAGGAAGGCTTTCTGGCACCTGTCGGCGACAAGGATCAGTTCAAGGACTTCTGTTCGCAGGCCTGTCTCCGGCGTTACGACAATATGTGCAATCCCAAAAAGAAACTGCGCACGGACATGTGTGGCGTATGCAATAATGAGAAGCCGGTGCGTGTGGAAATGCTGCTGGAGGACAAGGAGCATTATTTCTGCTCGAATCCGTGCTTCTCGGCATTCAAATTTGTGAGCAACGTCAATGCCGATCCCTGCGCCATGTGCTGCAAATACTTTGAACGCAAGACTGCCGAACCGTATACCATTTACAACAACGATCAGACAACGCCCAAAGTGTTTTGCTCCAGAATCTGCATCAATGTGTACATCATTGTTAATCGCCACATTGTGTCGTGCCAGTGGTGCAAGGTGAAGAAGTACAATTTCGATATGATCTACAGGCAACAGGGCGATCTGGAGACACTCACCTGCTCCATCAACTGCCTAACCATGCACGGTGTTAGCTGCAACATTTCGGCACGTGCCGTCACCAAGTGCGACAATTGCAGCAATGCAAGCACGCCTCAGTATCATCTCACCATGTCGGATGCATCGATGCGCAACTTTTGTACATATCAATGTGTAATGCAGTTCCAAAATCAATTTGCCCGCACTCCGCTCACCCTAGACAGCGATCTGCCATCAACATCAGCCAGCAAGGCGCAGCAGCAGTCCTCATCGCAGGCtcgtggcagcaacaaaaatgcagcTCCATTTCCCACTGGATTGCCCAAGCGAGTTAAAGTCAAATTAACGCAACAGCCg TCCggtgtaaaaaataatactgcCGCTAACAAGAAATTGGGTGGCAGCGGTTTACCAGTTATTTCGACAGTGCAATCTCTGGCCAGTGGCGAAACAGAGGCACGTATTGGCAATGTAACTGTACGGCGTAAACGTGGCCGCAAGCCGGACTCGCCACCGCCACTGGTCATGAGTATTCCATCGCCAGCTGCGTCCGGTGGAGACGTACGTGGACGGGGACGACCTCGGAAGCACGTGGATTATAGCATTGCGCGATCGCCATCACCGCCAAGACGGCTCATCGGCACACCGGGTAGCGATTTTCCGGCACCGGTAACGGAAACAAAGATCATCACTGTGCCGCCGTATCCAAAGGCCGTGCGCAATGTGAATATCAGCTGCAAACCCATGACCGTTACCACGGGTCAACAGTGCACGCCGTCCGTGCGCGATTGCGCCACGCAGACCGAGAAGGACTATTCGAACAAGGTGTTGATACCAGTACCTGTGCCCATCTTTGTACCACAGCCCATGTACATGTATTCGGCGCCATTCCCGGTGCCAGTGCCCATTCCTCTGCCCATACCGGTGCCGATTTTCATACCCACGACACGCAACACCTCACAGGGCATACTGAAGGAGATTAAGAAGATTCAGGATAAAATGCCCGAAGATCCACTGGAAGCTGAACTGCTAATGATGGCCGAAATGGTTGCCGAAGAGAAGCACGAATCGGACTCCGATTCCGACAATGAAATCAAGCCGGATCCAGGACTTGTCAATCTGCAATACCAGAACAGTctggagcaacagcaacagcagcaacaacaacaacagcaacaagtggTTGACGTCAGCGGTGCCAGCCATAATCCCTACGGCGATGATATGCTTCAAATTGCTCTCAAAATGGCAACTGGCGACTATGATAATCATCATCAGACCACCACGGTGGATCTGGAGTCGACAATGACGGCCAATACGATAACAAATCAATCGCCCATGGGTCATGACATGGGTCAAATGAGCGTGCATCATCTGGATCAGCAGCATCACATGCTAGACGCAACGCAACG CGCTCCGCGGGGTCGTAAACGAGGTGGTACCAACATCACCGTATTGGATTCACCTTCCAGGAATAGTCGATCGCCGGTGAAAAGGCAACGTGGCAGCGAAATGGATCACTCGGCACTGCAGCAACAATCGCAGCAAGCTCAACAGCCTCAAGAGAAACCGGATGCACAATTGTTCCTCAAGTACACATTCGGTGTGAATGCATGGAAGCAATGggtgatgaccaaaaatgcGGACATCGAGAAGAGTTCAATGCGCCGGCGTCCCTTCAAAACGGAATTGCTGCAAATGACCGCAGATGAGCTCAATTATTCgctctgtctgtttgtcaaGGAGGTGCGCAAACCCAACGGCACAGAATATGCTCCAGATACAATCTACTATCTTGTGCTGG GCATTCAGCAATATCTTTATGTAAATGGACGCATCGATAATATCTTCTATGATCCATACTACGAACGCTTTACGGAGTGTCTCGATGAAGTAGCGCGAAAGTTTTCCGTGCTCTACAATGATTCAC aatacaTTGTGACACGCGTGGAGGAGGAGCATTTATGGGAGTGCAAGCAACTTGGTGCACATTCGCCTCATGTGCTGCTGAGCACGCTCATGTTCTTCAATACCAAGCATTTTAATCTAACC ACTGTTGAGGAGCATATGCAATTATCGTTCTCGCACATTATGAAGCATTGGAAACGCTCATCGCAGAATTCAAAAGTGCCCGGCACACGCAATGTGTTGCTACGTTTTTATCCACCGCAGGCGGGTCTGG ATGCCAATCCGCGCAAGAAGAAAGTGTACGAGCAACAGGAGAACGAGGAGAATCCTTTGCGCTGTCCTGTACGACTCTACGAGTTCTATCTTTCAAAATG CCCGGAGAGTGTTAAAACGCGCAACGATGTTTTCTATTTGCAACCGGAAAGATCCTGTGTGCCCGATTCGCCCGTTTGGTACTCAACGCAGGCACTAGGCCAGGATGCCCTGCAACGCATGCTACATCGGGTTAAGATGGTTAAGGAAATCAACATAGCGCTATTGACAACTTAA
- the LOC117792901 gene encoding zinc finger MYM-type protein 3 isoform X2: MEEISSSDSFGADSSVRPESETSKLDEDNSRDKVEKSAAVQDTPASPPAEEDAAVENPGTDANIVKKSTTTTTATGDGDDDFDQISEGSLDMDETQSQGKPDDANDEQDSMSKEKESQDVEEANTSANANSDDVPEVDEEPEAPEEEEQEHCNIDTSADADALQQRDAFENVEGDGDGDEEAGDNDAVDGAPASTEAMEVDDGEVESEAAAAKNTEEEPAGDVDDVEMRSEGNDSRQGAGEEEEDDGEGRKTRDAGNAIDMDTPSEGRDEVDRTEDQDEDAPAAGEDVAEDDEQGNADADADADQLDDSGEVEQLEETAEAEHGDDTVENVLEPEESDVCLIPDDPETEVTEAEKELARENAEKAAEEEEAAEQTQSASKSPVADVDDALEANNDKDDAAADANASTEDLPGTPNANTGPNDEDTPEADAPDADEPTQEESSGAAAGEAGSAAKIIIGWIVASTHKCRQCDNEKSCGFRFKNPDVEARDEEPAAVGTYEYLCDQACCDALLAEHPGKYFLRRKKFLVEEVSQEVAAVAAAADDEEPGATATEAAEDAEEEGGAREASDNTTAKMNNCLQCKEQKKCKYFLRQEQDTYYICNDDCYNLLNAEEPDKFKLKRHSIRVRNIGATTIRSPNKKPEANVVARTNAEADAARLDRLESFRRRCADCQTEIDVNEKQLMWETMDFCNEICLGRYQRSFGGNCETCKQEVSSMALGKYCVRFGFEVRQFCCAACLNTYKKGLKTCSCCQKDISSGQEGFLAPVGDKDQFKDFCSQACLRRYDNMCNPKKKLRTDMCGVCNNEKPVRVEMLLEDKEHYFCSNPCFSAFKFVSNVNADPCAMCCKYFERKTAEPYTIYNNDQTTPKVFCSRICINVYIIVNRHIVSCQWCKVKKYNFDMIYRQQGDLETLTCSINCLTMHGVSCNISARAVTKCDNCSNASTPQYHLTMSDASMRNFCTYQCVMQFQNQFARTPLTLDSDLPSTSASKAQQQSSSQARGSNKNAAPFPTGLPKRVKVKLTQQPSGVKNNTAANKKLGGSGLPVISTVQSLASGETEARIGNVTVRRKRGRKPDSPPPLVMSIPSPAASGGDVRGRGRPRKHVDYSIARSPSPPRRLIGTPGSDFPAPVTETKIITVPPYPKAVRNVNISCKPMTVTTGQQCTPSVRDCATQTEKDYSNKVLIPVPVPIFVPQPMYMYSAPFPVPVPIPLPIPVPIFIPTTRNTSQGILKEIKKIQDKMPEDPLEAELLMMAEMVAEEKHESDSDSDNEIKPDPGLVNLQYQNSLEQQQQQQQQQQQQVVDVSGASHNPYGDDMLQIALKMATGDYDNHHQTTTVDLESTMTANTITNQSPMGHDMGQMSVHHLDQQHHMLDATQRAPRGRKRGGTNITVLDSPSRNSRSPVKRQRGSEMDHSALQQQSQQAQQPQEKPDAQLFLKYTFGVNAWKQWVMTKNADIEKSSMRRRPFKTELLQMTADELNYSLCLFVKEVRKPNGTEYAPDTIYYLVLGIQQYLYVNGRIDNIFYDPYYERFTECLDEVARKFSVLYNDSQYIVTRVEEEHLWECKQLGAHSPHVLLSTLMFFNTKHFNLTTVEEHMQLSFSHIMKHWKRSSQNSKVPGTRNVLLRFYPPQAGLDANPRKKKVYEQQENEENPLRCPVRLYEFYLSKCPESVKTRNDVFYLQPERSCVPDSPVWYSTQALGQDALQRMLHRVKMVKEINIALLTT, from the exons ATGGAGGAAATATCTAGTTCAGATTCCTTTGGAGCCGATTCAAGTGTCAGGCCTGAATCTGAAACGTCTAAGTTGGATGAGGACAACTCACGAGACAAAGTTGAAAAGTCAGCAGCTGTGCAAGATACGCCGGCTTCGCCACCAGCTGAAGAGGATGCAGCTGTTGAGAATCCCGGAACTGATGCCAACATTGTCAAAAAgtcaactacaacaacaacagcaaccggCGATGGGGACGATGATTTTGATCAAATATCAGAGGGCTCCTTGGATATGGATGAAACGCAATCACAGGGCAAACCTGATGATGCAAATGATGAACAGGATTCCATGtccaaagaaaaagaaagccAGGATGTTGAAGAAGCAAATACTTCAGCAAATGCAAACTCTGATGATGTACCGGAAGTGGATGAGGAGCCAGAGGCTcctgaagaagaagagcaggAGCATTGCAACATCGATACCAGCGCCGATGCTGATGCACTGCAGCAGCGCGATGCATTTGAAAACGTTGAAGgtgatggcgatggcgatgaaGAAGCCGGCGATAATGATGCCGTCGATGGTGCACCCGCTTCCACGGAAGCAATGGAAGTAGACGACGGCGAGGTGGAAAGTGAAGCTGCAGCAGCCAAGAATACAGAAGAGGAGCCAGCTGGCGATGTCGACGATGTGGAAATGCGCTCAGAGGGCAATGATTCTCGGCAAGGTGCTGGTGAAGAGGAAGAAGATGATGGAGAGGGCAGAAAAACAAGGGATGCAGGTAATGCTATAGATATGGATACACCATCCGAGGGCAGGGATGAAGTTGACCGTACAGAAGATCAGGACGAAGATGCACCTGCAGCTGGTGAAGATGTCGCTGAGGACGATGAGCAAGGtaatgcagatgcagatgcggATGCTGATCAGTTGGATGATTCTGGCGAAGTGGAGCAGTTGGAGGAAACGGCAGAAGCCGAGCATGGAGATG ATACGGTTGAGAATGTTCTGGAGCCGGAGGAGTCGGACGTTTGTCTCATACCTGACGATCCCGAAACGGAGGTAACCGAAGCCGAAAAGGAATTGGCTCGCGAGAATGCCGAAAAGGCTGCCGAGGAGGAAGAAGCCGCTGAACAAACGCAATCCGCATCGAAATCTCCTGTCGCCGATGTGGACGATGCATTAGAAGCCAACAACGACAAGGATGATGCGGCAGCTGACGCAAATGCTTCAACGGAGGACTTGCCAGGAACACCAAATG CAAATACAGGACCAAACGATGAGGATACGCCGGAAGCAGATGCACCTGATGCCGATGAGCCCACGCAAGAGGAATCCTCTGGTGCAGCAGCTGGTGAAGCAGGTTCCGCAGCAAAGATAATCATCGGCTGGATTGTGGCAAGCACACATAAATGCCGACAGTGCGATAATGAGAAGAGTTGCGGCTTTCGCTTCAAAAATCCCGATGTGGAGGCCAGGGATGAGGAGCCAGCTGCCGTGGGCACCTATGAGTATCTGTGCGATCAGGCGTGTTGTGATGCATTATTGGCCGAGCATCCAGGAAAATACTTTTTGCGGCGCAAAAAGTTCCTTGTGGAGGAGGTCAGCCAAGAGGTGGCAGCTGTAGCTGCAGCTGCCGATGATGAAGAGCCGGGAGCAACCGCAACGGAGGCAGCTGAAGAcgcagaagaagaaggaggTGCCCGAGAAGCAAGCGACAATACGACTGCCAAGATGAATAACTGCCTGCAGTGCAAGGAGCAGAAGAAGTGCAAATACTTTCTCAGGCAGGAGCAGGATACATACTACATATGCAACGATGATTGCTACAATCTCTTGAATGCCGAAGAGCCGGACAAGTTTAAGCTAAAGCGTCATTCGATACGTGTACGGAACATTGGTGCAACTACGATTCGATCGCCCAACAAGAAGCCGGAGGCCAATGTTGTGGCACGCACCAATGCCGAAGCGGATGCAGCTCGTCTGGATCGCTTGGAGAGCTTCAGACGTCGCTGTGCCGACTGTCAGACGGAGATCGATGTGAACGAGAAGCAGCTGATGTGGGAGACTATGGACTTTTGCAATGAGATATGCTTGGGCCGATATCAGCGTTCGTTTGGCGGCAACTGTGAGACCTGCAAGCAGGAGGTCAGCTCCATGGCGCTGGGCAAGTACTGCGTCCGTTTTGGGTTCGAGGTGCGTCAGTTTTGCTGTGCCGCCTGTCTCAACACCTACAAGAAGGGCTTGAAGACGTGCTCCTGCTGTCAGAAGGACATAAGCAGCGGACAGGAAGGCTTTCTGGCACCTGTCGGCGACAAGGATCAGTTCAAGGACTTCTGTTCGCAGGCCTGTCTCCGGCGTTACGACAATATGTGCAATCCCAAAAAGAAACTGCGCACGGACATGTGTGGCGTATGCAATAATGAGAAGCCGGTGCGTGTGGAAATGCTGCTGGAGGACAAGGAGCATTATTTCTGCTCGAATCCGTGCTTCTCGGCATTCAAATTTGTGAGCAACGTCAATGCCGATCCCTGCGCCATGTGCTGCAAATACTTTGAACGCAAGACTGCCGAACCGTATACCATTTACAACAACGATCAGACAACGCCCAAAGTGTTTTGCTCCAGAATCTGCATCAATGTGTACATCATTGTTAATCGCCACATTGTGTCGTGCCAGTGGTGCAAGGTGAAGAAGTACAATTTCGATATGATCTACAGGCAACAGGGCGATCTGGAGACACTCACCTGCTCCATCAACTGCCTAACCATGCACGGTGTTAGCTGCAACATTTCGGCACGTGCCGTCACCAAGTGCGACAATTGCAGCAATGCAAGCACGCCTCAGTATCATCTCACCATGTCGGATGCATCGATGCGCAACTTTTGTACATATCAATGTGTAATGCAGTTCCAAAATCAATTTGCCCGCACTCCGCTCACCCTAGACAGCGATCTGCCATCAACATCAGCCAGCAAGGCGCAGCAGCAGTCCTCATCGCAGGCtcgtggcagcaacaaaaatgcagcTCCATTTCCCACTGGATTGCCCAAGCGAGTTAAAGTCAAATTAACGCAACAGCCg TCCggtgtaaaaaataatactgcCGCTAACAAGAAATTGGGTGGCAGCGGTTTACCAGTTATTTCGACAGTGCAATCTCTGGCCAGTGGCGAAACAGAGGCACGTATTGGCAATGTAACTGTACGGCGTAAACGTGGCCGCAAGCCGGACTCGCCACCGCCACTGGTCATGAGTATTCCATCGCCAGCTGCGTCCGGTGGAGACGTACGTGGACGGGGACGACCTCGGAAGCACGTGGATTATAGCATTGCGCGATCGCCATCACCGCCAAGACGGCTCATCGGCACACCGGGTAGCGATTTTCCGGCACCGGTAACGGAAACAAAGATCATCACTGTGCCGCCGTATCCAAAGGCCGTGCGCAATGTGAATATCAGCTGCAAACCCATGACCGTTACCACGGGTCAACAGTGCACGCCGTCCGTGCGCGATTGCGCCACGCAGACCGAGAAGGACTATTCGAACAAGGTGTTGATACCAGTACCTGTGCCCATCTTTGTACCACAGCCCATGTACATGTATTCGGCGCCATTCCCGGTGCCAGTGCCCATTCCTCTGCCCATACCGGTGCCGATTTTCATACCCACGACACGCAACACCTCACAGGGCATACTGAAGGAGATTAAGAAGATTCAGGATAAAATGCCCGAAGATCCACTGGAAGCTGAACTGCTAATGATGGCCGAAATGGTTGCCGAAGAGAAGCACGAATCGGACTCCGATTCCGACAATGAAATCAAGCCGGATCCAGGACTTGTCAATCTGCAATACCAGAACAGTctggagcaacagcaacagcagcaacaacaacaacagcaacaagtggTTGACGTCAGCGGTGCCAGCCATAATCCCTACGGCGATGATATGCTTCAAATTGCTCTCAAAATGGCAACTGGCGACTATGATAATCATCATCAGACCACCACGGTGGATCTGGAGTCGACAATGACGGCCAATACGATAACAAATCAATCGCCCATGGGTCATGACATGGGTCAAATGAGCGTGCATCATCTGGATCAGCAGCATCACATGCTAGACGCAACGCAACG CGCTCCGCGGGGTCGTAAACGAGGTGGTACCAACATCACCGTATTGGATTCACCTTCCAGGAATAGTCGATCGCCGGTGAAAAGGCAACGTGGCAGCGAAATGGATCACTCGGCACTGCAGCAACAATCGCAGCAAGCTCAACAGCCTCAAGAGAAACCGGATGCACAATTGTTCCTCAAGTACACATTCGGTGTGAATGCATGGAAGCAATGggtgatgaccaaaaatgcGGACATCGAGAAGAGTTCAATGCGCCGGCGTCCCTTCAAAACGGAATTGCTGCAAATGACCGCAGATGAGCTCAATTATTCgctctgtctgtttgtcaaGGAGGTGCGCAAACCCAACGGCACAGAATATGCTCCAGATACAATCTACTATCTTGTGCTGG GCATTCAGCAATATCTTTATGTAAATGGACGCATCGATAATATCTTCTATGATCCATACTACGAACGCTTTACGGAGTGTCTCGATGAAGTAGCGCGAAAGTTTTCCGTGCTCTACAATGATTCAC aatacaTTGTGACACGCGTGGAGGAGGAGCATTTATGGGAGTGCAAGCAACTTGGTGCACATTCGCCTCATGTGCTGCTGAGCACGCTCATGTTCTTCAATACCAAGCATTTTAATCTAACC ACTGTTGAGGAGCATATGCAATTATCGTTCTCGCACATTATGAAGCATTGGAAACGCTCATCGCAGAATTCAAAAGTGCCCGGCACACGCAATGTGTTGCTACGTTTTTATCCACCGCAGGCGGGTCTGG ATGCCAATCCGCGCAAGAAGAAAGTGTACGAGCAACAGGAGAACGAGGAGAATCCTTTGCGCTGTCCTGTACGACTCTACGAGTTCTATCTTTCAAAATG CCCGGAGAGTGTTAAAACGCGCAACGATGTTTTCTATTTGCAACCGGAAAGATCCTGTGTGCCCGATTCGCCCGTTTGGTACTCAACGCAGGCACTAGGCCAGGATGCCCTGCAACGCATGCTACATCGGGTTAAGATGGTTAAGGAAATCAACATAGCGCTATTGACAACTTAA